From Coffea arabica cultivar ET-39 chromosome 10e, Coffea Arabica ET-39 HiFi, whole genome shotgun sequence, one genomic window encodes:
- the LOC113711694 gene encoding ethylene-responsive transcription factor ERF020 produces the protein MSSSDEGGSSCSTSQKRFRGIRRRKWGKWVSEIRVPGTQDRLWLGSYAAPEAAAMAHDIAYYCLRENASLDDFNFPLMLPAGVQRGMSPRSVQKAATDAGMAVDAQIIAKRPADSPVKVEENVVNSRPEERFSPCGNDGFSDIPSWEGKEFSRELGDQALNISVDDYL, from the coding sequence ATGAGCAGCTCAGATGAAGGTGGCAGCAGTTGCAGCACGTCCCAGAAAAGATTTAGAGGGATTCGACGGCGGAAATGGGGCAAATGGGTGTCGGAAATTCGAGTTCCCGGCACGCAAGACCGCCTTTGGCTAGGCTCTTATGCAGCTCCGGAGGCTGCTGCGATGGCACATGACATTGCATACTATTGTTTGCGGGAGAATGCATCATTGGATGATTTCAACTTTCCTTTGATGCTGCCTGCTGGAGTTCAAAGAGGAATGTCGCCCAGGTCCGTCCAGAAGGCAGCCACGGATGCTGGCATGGCTGTAGATGCACAAATAATAGCCAAGCGTCCGGCGGATTCTCCCGTAAAAGTGGAGGAAAATGTGGTGAATTCTAGACCGGAGGAAAGGTTTTCGCCATGCGGGAATGATGGTTTTTCAGACATACCATCGTGGGAAGGCAAAGAGTTCAGCAGAGAATTAGGTGATCAAGCTTTGAACATTTCGGTTGACGATTATCTCTGA
- the LOC113712085 gene encoding 11-beta-hydroxysteroid dehydrogenase B, with protein sequence MDLINSVLNLVVPPASLLMLAFAWPTLSFINACEWLYNTYFSEEMDNKVVVITGASSGIGEQIAYEYAKRGANLVLVARRDNRLHGIADNAQRLGSRHVLIMAADVVKEEDCRRFINETINYFGCVDHLVNTASLGHTFFFEEATDASVFPILLDINFWGNVYPTYVALPYLRQTNGRIVVNASIENWLPLPRMSLYSAAKAALINFYETLRFEVKDEVGITIATHGWIGTEMTRGRFMVEEGAEMQWKEEREVQVTGGPAEDFAKLIVGGACRQAAYVKYPSWYDIFFVFRVFSPNVLYWTFHLLSTSHVSRRTSFIGTGRPLLEGSPPRKLLTGASPGTSSQSQVPVYQQQKVE encoded by the exons ATGGATTTGATAAACTCCGTCTTGAATTTGGTGGTGCCACCTGCAAGTTTACTTATGCTTGCCTTTGCATGGCCAACTTTGTCATTCATCAATGCTTGTGAATGGCTGTACAATACTTACTTCAGTGAAGAGATGGACAACAAGGTGGTTGTCATCACCGGAGCTTCTTCTGGGATTGGAGAA CAAATTGCCTATGAATATGCAAAAAGGGGTGCCAATCTTGTACTGGTGGCACGAAGAGACAACAGGCTCCATGGCATAGCTGATAACGCTCAACGTTTGGGCTCAAGGCATGTGTTGATAATGGCTGCAGATGTTGTCAAGGAAGAAGATTGTAGAAGATTCATCAATGAAACTATCAACTACTTTGGGTGTG TGGACCATCTAGTAAACACAGCTAGCTTGGGGCATACTTTCTTTTTCGAGGAAGCTACAGATGCATCAGTATTTCCGATTTTATTG GACATAAACTTTTGGGGGAATGTGTATCCAACCTATGTGGCTCTGCCTTATCTCCGGCAAACTAATGGTCGAATCGTTGTGAATGCTTCAATTGAAAATTGGTTACCTTTGCCGAGAATGAGCTTATATTCT GCGGCCAAAGCTGCACTTATAAACTTCTATGAAACCCTGAGATTTGAAGTGAAGGATGAAGTCGGCATAACAATCGCAACCCATGGTTGGATAGGGACTGAAATGACCCGTGGAAGATTCATGGTTGAAGAAGGTGCAGAGATGCAAtggaaagaagaaagagaa GTACAAGTGACTGGTGGTCCCGCAGAGGATTTTGCAAAGTTGATCGTGGGTGGGGCTTGCCGACAAGCTGCATATGTAAAATACCCAAGCTGGTACGACATATTCTTTGTTTTCAGGGTCTTTTCTCCTAATGTCCTGTACTGGACCTTTCACTTGCTCTCCACAAGTCATGTTTCAAGAAGAACTTCTTTCATCGGCACTGGAAGGCCTCTTTTGGAGGGCTCCCCTCCGAGGAAACTTCTCACTGGTGCAAGTCCTGGTACCTCCTCTCAGTCTCAAGTACCCGTTTACCAGCAGCAGAAAGTGGAATGA